The following are encoded in a window of Naumovozyma castellii chromosome 10, complete genome genomic DNA:
- the HIR3 gene encoding Hir3p (ancestral locus Anc_4.375), with amino-acid sequence MSTFHALNVSSDEEELEAEEYSRESQIEESVQIFQDALKLMKVKDFEGANAKFELLFQMDVIKPDKWGLYRSVSPTLNNLRYLAHRNRGIYYFVYLSSNYETMETDNIAYYIIQAIDHLMESIQHSEADITVTTLLYKIFDSFKSKKLEREILEYEMTKEENQMLLSGRSSSTILPQLKNVIRQYTTLLKGIKATSSLEYHVQDDMGLDALHEIDKNTKLFQVIKSIKTNDENTLKDVELETIELEEMSWEAIAVATEDLLPKTKMSTLITKGIDPYTELESSIEAVNIHVAETQTISEENESNLNDKTGTRVTPNATEQAPNEIEDDFNSKKRVLDSADTTRHQPQRSSKRFKEKDTDGKGQESMMEKHTSFVNSLGDVFRYLNIDLPGFLHTLPLSLSSMKEDVPLPYHDLFQCLKNWSSWHTEQFMRTDFTAGKSNGPETDELIELSSLLRSDPNQETKALEGQKQLPIDVLKDFINTINERKPHFHEFRYNLLHILLSRATGETERKILLYTWSPNLFESVESLNLGVERSILDYMEQTNDIEPYLVLSIIELLINRMGYLCSEISAKESQGQKSNELKHQKSKLERRIQKWTTILDAVDASEVNWTIQYRWIQYCFMQFKCEAADHKLLTFLCQLEELIKKANPNLEVTYTNYKYIPNLNLNYILKQIHRVKIIQNIMMVYSNNDSENSTSKQEQQISHIENLLLESLYPDMSRIHSKNDQEIVSFITASPFTIQLRLWEMIFNMYHKKGDVSSLTRVFFHILLLLQNNLASSDYKQSTTELRHRLLLTIITSVGDFSEKLNVLISRNNKESGSPLVTDNQLTLLNNIFCLCCSVLIFERLSEIDPLLDSFFTKAVKSSTKMKEIIINLATLLVHFLCDRIYRNMDTHQEPNSMVIFIEHLHSLFGEFQFCDASNSIFLKVSEKFLCSNKVKIELPQLKQILWCLYHFTITGDLDDEMTHSTVPCKMERESALRIGIYLLTTIPEHRTGPLLAISNSSIKLILERVIEEMGPPLEFPNYNLSRNIYQFNSYLDKPLSTQLFRDSFSNLSSFKLIKPNNELQHIIENGIFYWTSSQSLKLYLNRKKTMQARPTELDAIISMLKSEVLYGVNRFESWYLLGRCYSLIVEDDLTWTSDKITTPEKQLITGEKQRKAILCYLKSVSIYQARGHPTLKDKKIFHKTLVSLGQELLSAYFAPMNKCCFIQRGAKHGLKIGETADLLENISEDRLYISDFNIEQAILLSFRKAKTLSEELNNSCNNWSVNWSSSYYIGHVLFSLDKVTNAKVSYDYMLEACKQANSASSTKEVPLEPHYTLLQMCYDFQNCGIFDSQSILKVLKRDNLFFEQEDDFWEFPENTGDETQKSILLSKIIELLEIVLKADKKSWHHKPRFLIAKIQFDGFKEPSKALEEMNQLISINNTTKTLVNIWKPDFELPGKHFVYAFEYIMFYLKILGALNDFFSIGTVLKKLRRFGSGMIRLNDALEYGTSLFIETIEKELEIDEKLYVENQLSTWTTDQFTIASDAILKDFSAENYPIKWLRALELSYQLKKASNGITFDGTTLGILFKKLLKQRDISEPNILEDRELNTGDKMVVDQPPTSQVPPILKNNLKKRVSKKEVFDKVKLLVELIGKSNV; translated from the coding sequence ATGTCAACCTTTCACGCTCTTAATGTAAGTTCCGATGAGGAGGAGCTCGAAGCAGAAGAATACTCACGAGAATCACAAATTGAGGAAAGCGTACAAATATTCCAGGATGCATTGAAACTGATGAAGGTTAAAGACTTTGAGGGAGCTAATGCTAAGTTTGAATTACTATTTCAAATGGATGTTATTAAACCTGACAAATGGGGATTATATAGAAGCGTATCTCCAACATTGAATAACTTGAGATATTTGGCCCATCGTAATAGAGGAATCTATTATTTCGTTtatttatcttcaaattatGAAACCATGGAGACTGATAATATTGCATATTACATTATTCAAGCAATTGATCATTTAATGGAATCAATACAACATTCAGAGGCTGATATTACTGTAACAACTCttctttacaaaatattcgaTAGCTTTAAGAGCAAGAAACTGGAACGTGAGATATTGGAGTACGAAATGaccaaagaagagaacCAAATGCTTTTATCGGGTAGAAGCTCCTCAACAATTCTTCCTCAGTTAAAAAACGTGATACGACAGTACACTACTCTTTTAAAAGGTATCAAAGCTACATCATCACTTGAATATCATGTGCAAGATGATATGGGTTTAGACGCTCttcatgaaattgataaaaatACTAAATTGTTTCAAGTTATAAAATCTATTAAAACGAATGACGAGAATACACTGAAAGATGTGGAACTAGAAACCATTGAGCTTGAAGAAATGAGTTGGGAAGCAATCGCGGTTGCAACAGAAGACCTTCTACCAAAGACGAAAATGTCTACCCTTATAACAAAAGGAATTGATCCATATACTGAGTTAGAATCAAGTATAGAGGCTGTCAATATTCACGTAGCAGAGACACAGACAATCTCGGAAGAAAACgaatcaaatttgaatgacAAAACAGGAACTAGAGTAACTCCGAATGCCACTGAACAAGCACCAAATGAGATCGAAGATGATTTTAATTCTAAAAAAAGAGTTTTGGATTCAGCAGATACTACAAGGCATCAACCCCAACGATCAAGTAAAAGATTCAAGGAAAAGGATACTGATGGCAAAGGCCAGGAATCAATGATGGAGAAACACACGTCCTTCGTAAATAGTCTCGGAGATGTATTCAGATACTTGAATATTGATCTTCCGGGTTTTCTACACACTCTACCCTTgtcattatcttcaatgaagGAGGACGTACCGCTACCTTATCACGATCTTTTCCaatgtttgaaaaattggagtTCATGGCATACTGAGCAGTTCATGAGAACTGACTTTACAGCTGGAAAAAGTAACGGGCCTGAAACGGATGAACTCATAGAGCTGAGTTCACTACTAAGATCGGACCCCAaccaagaaacaaaagCATTAGAAGGTCAAAAGCAACTTCCCATTGACGTTCTGAAGGACTTCATCAACACGATAAATGAACGTAAACCGCATTTCCATGAATTTAGATACAACCTTCTTCATATTCTACTTTCTAGAGCTACTGGGGAGACAGAAAGGAAAATCCTTCTTTATACATGGTCTCCTAATCTGTTTGAGAGTGTCGAATCATTGAACCTAGGAGTTGAAAGAAGCATTTTAGATTATATGGAACAGACAAATGATATAGAGCCATATCTTGTTCTATCAATCATTGAACTACTGATAAATCGCATGGGGTACCTTTGCAGCGAAATAAGTGCCAAAGAATCACAGGGTCAAAAGTCTAACGAACTAAAACAccaaaaatcaaaattagAAAGAAGGATCCAAAAGTGGACTACTATTTTAGACGCTGTAGATGCATCTGAAGTCAATTGGACCATCCAATACCGATGGATACAATACTGTTTCATGCAGTTTAAATGTGAAGCTGCTGATCACAAACTGCTGACATTCTTGTGCCAGTTGGAGGAACTCATTAAAAAAGCAAATCCTAATTTGGAAGTAACGTACACTAACTACAAGTATATTCCTAatctgaatttgaattatattcttAAACAAATACACAGGgtcaaaattattcaaaatatcatgatggtatattcaaataatgacTCCGAAAATTCAACATCTAAACAGGAGCAACAAATCTCACATATTGAAAATCTCTTACTTGAAAGTCTGTACCCTGATATGTCACGTATTCATTCCAAAAATGACCAGGAAATCGTCAGCTTTATAACAGCATCACCGTTTACCATCCAACTAAGACTGTGGGAAATGATATTTAACATGTATCATAAAAAAGGCGACGTGAGCTCATTGACCAGAGTCTTTTTTCATATCCTACTtttattacaaaataatCTGGCGTCTAGTGATTATAAGCAATCTACCACTGAACTACGCCACCGTCTTCTTTTAACAATCATAACCTCAGTTGGTGATTTTTCCGAAAAGTTGAACGTTTTAATATCACGAAATAACAAGGAATCTGGTAGCCCTTTAGTGACCGATAATCAGCTGACCCTACtaaacaatatattttgtttatGTTGTTCCGTTCTAATCTTCGAGAGACTCTCAGAGATTGACCCATTGTTGGACTCTTTTTTTACTAAAGCAGTTAAATCATCCAccaaaatgaaagaaattataaTTAACTTAGCTACATTACTCGTTCATTTTTTGTGTGACAGAATTTACAGAAATATGGATACCCATCAGGAGCCTAACAGTATGGTAATATTCATCGAACATCTTCATTCTTTGTTTGGAGAGTTCCAATTCTGTGAtgcttcaaattcaatattcttaaaGGTTTCAGAGAAATTCCTATGCAGCAATAAGGTGAAAATTGAATTACCTCAACTGAAACAAATTTTATGGTGTTTGTACCACTTTACTATTACCGGTGATCTGGACGATGAAATGACACATTCTACAGTGCCATGCAAAATGGAACGCGAGAGTGCTCTTCGAAttggtatttatttattaacgACGATACCAGAACATAGAACGGGGCCGTTGCTGGCCATAAGCAACTCATCAATAAAACTTATTTTGGAACGTGTTATTGAAGAGATGGGTCCCCCTTTagaatttccaaattataaTCTTTCAAGAAACATCTATCAATTTAATAGCTATCTGGACAAGCCTCTTTCAACGCAGCTATTCAGAGATTCATTTAGTAACCTGAGTTCGTTTAAGTTAATTAAACCTAATAACGAACTCCAACATATAATCGAGAATGGAATTTTCTATTGGACGAGTTCACAATCTCTCAAGCTTTACCTAAACCGTAAAAAAACAATGCAGGCACGACCCACAGAATTGGATGcaattatttcaatgttAAAAAGTGAAGTACTGTATGGTGTAAATCGATTTGAAAGTTGGTACCTTTTGGGAAGGTGTTATTCTCTAATAGTTGAAGACGATTTGACTTGGACGTCAGATAAAATTACGACGCCAGAAAAGCAGCTAATAACAGGCGAGAAACAAAGGAAAGCTATTCTCTGTTACCTTAAATCAGTATCTATATACCAAGCAAGAGGTCATCCAACTCTGaaagataagaaaatattccacAAAACATTAGTATCCTTAGGTCAAGAATTACTAAGTGCATACTTTGCTCCAATGAATAAATGTTGTTTTATCCAAAGAGGAGCCAAACATGGCTTGAAGATTGGCGAAACGGCGGACCTTTTAGAGAATATTTCAGAAGATCGACTATATATTTCAGACTTCAACATCGAACAAGCCATCCTACTATCGTTTAGGAAAGCGAAAACACTGTCAGAAGAACTGAACAATAGTTGCAACAACTGGAGTGTAAATTGGTCAAGCTCCTACTATATAGGTCACGTTCTCTTTTCACTTGATAAAGTCACAAATGCGAAGGTATCATATGACTACATGCTAGAAGCATGTAAGCAGGCTAATTCGGCATCATCGACTAAAGAGGTGCCACTCGAACCCCACTACACTTTGTTGCAAATGTGTTACGACTTCCAAAATTGTGGCATTTTTGATTCCCAATCAATTTTGAAGGTTTTGAAACGGGATAATTTATTCTTCGAGCAGGAAGATGACTTTTGGGAATTCCCTGAAAATACAGGTGATGAAACTCAAAAATCCATACTTCTAtccaaaattattgaacTTCTTGAAATAGTGCTCAAAGCAGATAAGAAAAGCTGGCACCATAAACCCAGGTTCTTGATAGCCAAAATTCAGTTCGATGGGTTCAAAGAACCTTCGAAGGCATTAGAAgaaatgaatcaattaatcTCCATAAACAACACCACGAAGACGTTAGTTAACATATGGAAACCTGACTTTGAGCTACCTGGGAAACATTTCGTGTATGCCTTCGAATATATTatgttttatttaaagatattaGGGGCTCTTAACGACTTTTTCTCTATTGGCACagttttaaaaaaattaagacGTTTCGGGTCAGGGATGATACGCCTTAATGACGCTTTAGAATACGGTACATCACTTTTTATTGAGactattgaaaaggagCTAGAAATAGACGAAAAATTGTATGTGGAGAACCAACTCTCAACTTGGACCACAGATCAATTTACAATAGCAAGTGATGCAATTCTGAAAGATTTCTCTGCTGAAAACTATCCCATTAAATGGCTTAGAGCACTTGAACTATCTTATCAGCTCAAAAAAGCGTCAAATGGAATCACATTTGATGGTACTACTCTGGGAATCctttttaagaaattaCTAAAGCAAAGGGATATTTCTGAACCCAACATCTTAGAAGATCGAGAATTGAATACTGGAGATAAAATGGTAGTTGACCAGCCTCCAACTTCTCAAGTTCCACCTATACTGAAGAATAACTTAAAAAAAAGAGTTTCGAAAAAAGAGGTGTTCGATAAAGTGAAGCTATTAGTCGAACTAATAGGAAAATCAAACGTATAG